A window of Acropora muricata isolate sample 2 chromosome 3, ASM3666990v1, whole genome shotgun sequence contains these coding sequences:
- the LOC136912458 gene encoding uncharacterized protein: MDEIVLGRGDFNGHVEKWIDGYEDVHGGNGIGERNVKGKMLEFCDEKELCVAHMVQKRGQEESDIGTGENELEIDFILVGKGNRKYVRDVKVIPRELQHRLVVVDLVKKKGKEVVRKKARYGNLRKMIQGQDLKKE; this comes from the coding sequence ATGGATGAAATAGTATTAGGTAGGGGTGATTTTAATGGACATGTTGAGAAATGGATCGATGGTTATGAGGATGTGCATGGAGGAAATGGAATTGGGGAGAGAAATGTGAAAGGAAAGATGTTAGAGTTTTGTGATGAAAAGGAGTTGTGTGTGGCACATATGGTTCAGAAAAGGGGACAAGAGGAAAGTGACATAGGCACAGGGGAAAATGAGTTGGAGATTGACTTTATACTGGTGGGCAAGGGAAATAGAAAGTATGTGAGAGATGTGAAGGTCATTCCTCGTGAGCTTCAGCACAGGTTGGTGGTGGTGGATCTGGTTAAGAAGAAGGGGAAAGAGGTGGTGAGAAAGAAAGCAAGGTATGGAAACTTAAGGAAGATGATACAAGGGCAAGATTTGAAGAAAGAGTAG